Proteins found in one Candidatus Gastranaerophilales bacterium genomic segment:
- a CDS encoding D-alanine--D-alanine ligase, producing MEEFCKTLVPLETKIGVLYGGMSSEREVSLRSGKNCYEALIRLGYTNSVLIDVDKDTALKLKEEGIETAFIALHGKYGEDGCIQGLLEILGIPYTGCGVTASAISMNKDITKRVLSLYKDIPLIKSQVVKRDELFDFKLKLRYPLILKPVCEGSSIGMVKVEAPENLDEALLYAYKFSSKVLIEEFIKGLSCTVGVLDIEGETTATPILALRTKKEWYDYESKYTEGLTEFELPAKISDELTERIKEIAVKSHRAVDARGLSRVDFLIDENNGPFVLEINTIPGMTDLSDLPAQAKCMGISYDNLVKIILNSSLIKDK from the coding sequence ATGGAAGAATTTTGTAAGACATTAGTACCTTTAGAAACAAAGATAGGCGTACTTTACGGCGGAATGTCGTCTGAGAGGGAAGTATCTCTGCGCTCCGGAAAAAACTGCTACGAAGCCCTGATAAGACTGGGCTATACCAACAGTGTACTTATTGACGTTGATAAGGACACGGCGCTAAAGCTAAAAGAAGAAGGAATAGAAACAGCTTTTATAGCGCTTCACGGCAAATACGGCGAGGACGGCTGTATTCAGGGTTTGCTTGAAATTTTAGGCATTCCTTACACAGGCTGCGGCGTTACTGCAAGCGCCATCTCTATGAACAAAGATATAACAAAAAGAGTACTAAGTTTATACAAAGATATTCCTCTTATTAAATCTCAAGTGGTTAAAAGAGATGAGCTGTTTGATTTCAAGCTGAAACTCAGATACCCGCTCATACTTAAACCAGTATGCGAAGGCTCAAGTATCGGTATGGTAAAAGTAGAAGCCCCTGAAAATCTCGATGAGGCGCTTTTATACGCTTATAAATTCAGTTCAAAAGTTTTAATCGAAGAATTTATCAAAGGTTTAAGCTGCACGGTAGGGGTGCTTGATATTGAAGGCGAAACCACAGCTACCCCTATTTTAGCGTTAAGAACAAAAAAAGAATGGTATGACTATGAATCTAAATATACGGAAGGGCTTACGGAATTTGAACTTCCCGCTAAAATATCGGATGAATTAACGGAAAGAATAAAAGAAATAGCCGTAAAGTCCCACCGTGCAGTCGACGCAAGGGGTCTAAGCAGGGTTGACTTTTTAATAGACGAAAATAACGGACCCTTTGTACTTGAAATCAACACTATACCTGGCATGACAGACTTAAGCGATTTGCCCGCACAGGCAAAGTGTATGGGTATCAGCTATGATAATTTGGTAAAAATAATCCTAAACAGTTCATTAATTAAAGATAAGTAG